In Marinomonas posidonica IVIA-Po-181, a single window of DNA contains:
- the purB gene encoding adenylosuccinate lyase — protein sequence MELTSLNAISPIDGRYGSKTNVLRRSVSEYGLLRMRVIVEVRWLQALANHPQIAEVPTLSEPANAVLNQLADNFSEADAQAIKDIEKTTNHDVKAVEYFIKSKMADNAELAAISEFVHFACTSEDINNLSHALMLREALAEGITPELKNVIAAIEDLAIEHAEQAMLSRTHGQTASPSTVGKEMANVAARLSRQLKQIEQVEFLGKINGAVGNYNAHLSAYPDLDWQAHAEAFVTSLGLSWNPYTTQIEPHDYIAELYDAISRFNTILIDFDRDVWGYISMGFFKQKTIAGEIGSSTMPHKVNPIDFENSEGNLGIANAILNHLSAKLPISRWQRDLTDSTVLRNLGVGLAHSLIAYQATLKGISKLEINAPRLEQDLDAAWEVLAEPIQTVMRRYGIESPYEKLKELTRGRTIDQTTIEAFVDTLALPEQAKNELKALTPSTYIGNAVAQAKAIRG from the coding sequence ATGGAATTAACTAGCTTAAATGCGATTTCCCCTATCGACGGTCGTTACGGATCGAAAACCAACGTACTGCGTCGCTCAGTCAGCGAGTACGGTTTGCTCCGTATGCGAGTCATTGTTGAAGTTCGCTGGCTACAAGCTCTTGCTAACCATCCGCAAATTGCCGAAGTACCGACTCTCAGCGAGCCTGCAAATGCGGTTTTAAACCAACTGGCCGATAACTTCAGTGAAGCCGATGCTCAAGCCATTAAAGACATTGAGAAAACTACCAACCACGATGTCAAAGCAGTTGAATACTTCATCAAGAGTAAAATGGCGGACAATGCAGAATTGGCCGCTATCTCTGAGTTTGTTCACTTTGCTTGTACCTCCGAGGACATCAACAACTTATCTCACGCCTTGATGTTGCGTGAAGCGCTGGCGGAAGGCATTACACCAGAGCTTAAAAACGTCATTGCAGCGATTGAAGATCTTGCTATTGAGCATGCTGAGCAAGCGATGCTATCTCGAACTCACGGCCAAACGGCTTCTCCCTCAACCGTGGGTAAAGAAATGGCGAACGTAGCTGCTCGCCTAAGTCGTCAGTTGAAACAAATCGAGCAAGTGGAATTTTTAGGCAAAATCAACGGCGCGGTAGGCAACTACAACGCTCACTTATCGGCTTACCCTGACCTTGATTGGCAAGCACACGCAGAAGCCTTTGTGACCTCATTAGGCTTGTCTTGGAACCCTTACACAACCCAAATCGAACCGCATGATTACATCGCTGAGTTATACGATGCCATCAGCCGTTTCAACACCATCTTGATTGATTTTGATCGCGATGTTTGGGGCTATATCTCAATGGGCTTTTTCAAGCAAAAAACCATTGCGGGTGAAATTGGTTCTTCGACCATGCCACATAAAGTCAATCCAATTGACTTCGAAAATTCAGAAGGCAATTTGGGCATTGCCAATGCCATCTTGAATCATCTCAGTGCCAAACTGCCGATCTCACGCTGGCAGCGCGACCTGACCGACTCTACCGTGTTGCGTAATCTTGGCGTTGGTCTGGCACACAGTTTAATTGCTTACCAGGCGACGCTAAAAGGCATCAGTAAGCTAGAAATCAATGCCCCTCGCCTAGAGCAAGACCTAGATGCGGCCTGGGAAGTATTGGCTGAGCCAATCCAAACCGTGATGCGTCGTTACGGCATTGAATCACCTTATGAAAAACTAAAAGAGCTGACTCGTGGTCGCACGATTGACCAAACGACGATCGAAGCATTCGTCGATACACTGGCACTGCCAGAGCAAGCGAAAAACGAACTCAAAGCACTCACACCAAGTACTTACATTGGTAATGCTGTCGCCCAAGCCAAAGCCATTCGCGGCTAG
- a CDS encoding NADP-dependent isocitrate dehydrogenase, with product MSKQTIYYTLTDEAPALATSSLLPIFGTFAKEADIELELTDISLASRIISAFSDTLPADKQAADGLKFLGELTASPEANIVKLPNISASLPQLYAAIKELNEQGYGLPEYPENPTTEAEKDAQARYAKILGSAVNPVLRQGNSDRRAPAAVKGFARKNPHSMGKWKKTSTSHADYMRGGDFFSSEQSITMEKDQTVRIEFVGQDGSVEVKKTLPLIAGEVLDSMNMSSKSLRAFFEQTLQDAKDNDIMWSLHVKATMMKVSHPIVFGHAVTVFYKDVFEKYGELFKEIGVNPNNGLGSVYDKIKTLPEAQQEEIKQAIQDVYTSRPELAMVDSDKGITNLHVPSDVIVDASMPAMIRNSGKMWGRDGKAHDAKAVMPESTYARIYQEVINFCKTNGAFDPVTMGTVPNVGLMAQKAEEYGSHDKTFELPANGTMRVVDEQGNVLMQHDVEQGDIWRACQTKDAPIRDWVKLGVTRARQSNTPAVFWLEEERAHDAQLRIKVEKYLQEHDLNGLDIHIMPYNEAIRFSMERIVRGQDTISVTGNVLRDYLTDLFPIMELGTSAKMLSIVPMLNGGGMYETGAGGSAPKHVQQLMEENHLRWDSLGEFLAVAVSFEELGIKHNNEKAKVLANCLDKATGKLLDTNKSPSRKTGEIDNRGSHFYLAMYWAQELAAQSDNAELAAKFAPLAKALTENEATIVAELAEVQGKAANLTGYYHMNLDEVAKIMRPSATFNQALASL from the coding sequence ATGTCGAAACAAACCATCTACTACACGTTGACCGATGAAGCACCAGCATTAGCAACATCGTCTTTGCTGCCAATTTTTGGCACCTTCGCAAAAGAAGCAGACATCGAACTAGAATTAACGGATATCTCTTTAGCGAGCCGTATCATCTCTGCTTTTTCTGACACTCTACCGGCTGACAAACAAGCTGCAGATGGCCTTAAGTTTCTAGGCGAGCTAACCGCCTCTCCAGAAGCAAACATCGTTAAATTGCCAAATATCAGTGCTTCTCTACCTCAGCTGTATGCAGCCATTAAAGAGTTGAATGAACAAGGCTACGGTCTGCCTGAGTACCCTGAGAACCCAACAACAGAAGCGGAAAAAGACGCTCAAGCACGTTACGCTAAAATACTTGGTAGTGCCGTTAACCCAGTGCTTCGTCAAGGTAACTCTGACCGCCGCGCACCTGCTGCCGTAAAAGGCTTTGCTCGCAAAAACCCTCACTCCATGGGCAAATGGAAAAAAACCTCAACGTCTCACGCTGACTACATGCGTGGCGGTGATTTTTTCTCCTCTGAACAATCTATCACCATGGAAAAAGACCAAACTGTTCGCATCGAATTCGTTGGACAAGACGGTTCTGTTGAAGTGAAGAAAACCTTACCTTTGATTGCTGGTGAAGTACTAGACAGCATGAACATGAGCAGCAAGTCACTGCGCGCTTTCTTCGAACAAACGCTACAAGATGCAAAAGACAACGACATCATGTGGTCTTTGCACGTTAAAGCCACCATGATGAAGGTGTCACACCCGATCGTTTTTGGTCACGCGGTTACGGTTTTCTACAAAGACGTGTTTGAAAAATACGGTGAACTTTTTAAAGAAATCGGCGTTAACCCAAATAACGGTCTAGGTAGTGTTTACGACAAGATCAAAACACTTCCAGAAGCACAGCAAGAAGAAATCAAACAAGCAATCCAAGACGTATACACTTCACGTCCAGAACTTGCGATGGTGGATTCTGATAAAGGCATTACCAACCTTCACGTACCAAGCGACGTGATTGTCGATGCCTCTATGCCGGCGATGATCCGTAATTCAGGTAAAATGTGGGGCCGTGACGGCAAAGCTCATGATGCTAAAGCAGTCATGCCAGAAAGTACTTACGCGCGCATTTACCAAGAAGTCATTAACTTCTGTAAAACCAACGGTGCTTTTGACCCTGTAACCATGGGCACAGTACCAAACGTTGGCTTGATGGCACAGAAAGCCGAAGAATACGGCTCACATGATAAGACATTTGAATTACCAGCTAACGGCACTATGCGCGTTGTTGATGAGCAAGGCAATGTGTTGATGCAACACGACGTAGAGCAAGGTGATATTTGGCGTGCTTGTCAAACCAAAGACGCACCAATCCGTGACTGGGTGAAACTGGGTGTTACTCGTGCACGTCAATCCAATACACCCGCTGTCTTCTGGCTTGAAGAAGAACGTGCTCATGACGCTCAACTGCGTATAAAAGTTGAGAAGTACTTACAAGAGCACGATCTAAATGGCTTAGACATCCATATTATGCCTTACAACGAAGCGATCCGTTTCTCTATGGAGCGCATTGTACGTGGTCAAGATACGATTTCTGTGACTGGTAACGTATTACGTGATTACCTAACCGACTTGTTCCCAATCATGGAGCTTGGTACGTCTGCTAAAATGCTATCTATCGTGCCAATGCTAAATGGCGGTGGTATGTATGAAACAGGCGCGGGTGGTTCTGCACCAAAACACGTTCAGCAATTAATGGAAGAAAACCACCTTCGTTGGGACTCCCTAGGCGAATTCCTTGCCGTTGCCGTTTCGTTTGAAGAGCTTGGCATCAAGCACAACAACGAAAAAGCAAAAGTCTTGGCAAACTGTCTAGACAAAGCAACGGGGAAATTGCTTGATACCAACAAGTCACCATCTCGTAAAACAGGTGAGATCGACAACCGCGGCAGCCACTTCTACCTAGCCATGTACTGGGCTCAAGAATTGGCAGCACAATCTGACAATGCAGAGCTTGCGGCGAAATTCGCACCACTTGCCAAAGCTCTGACAGAAAATGAAGCAACGATCGTTGCTGAATTGGCTGAAGTGCAAGGCAAAGCCGCTAACTTGACTGGTTACTACCACATGAACTTAGACGAAGTCGCTAAGATCATGCGCCCAAGCGCGACCTTTAATCAAGCGTTAGCATCACTGTAA
- the hflD gene encoding high frequency lysogenization protein HflD, producing the protein MSNREKEQTIALSAVFQAAELVANLAKTGQVDKTYLQPLIDSVLILNADGTEDIYGGQWDCQSNLAIGRQITRKALGKDRNSVNPNTLRYALSLIHLESKLSKYPDMLSQIGQQITQIAAKKEHYDSVLHENMMASISGMYQDTLSTLPFRIQVHGDSRFLQQAHVANQVRAILMAGVRAAMLWRQLGGKRWHLIFKRKALLNALESRS; encoded by the coding sequence GTGAGTAACAGAGAAAAAGAGCAAACCATTGCCCTATCTGCCGTTTTTCAAGCTGCGGAGCTGGTCGCGAATCTGGCTAAAACCGGCCAGGTAGATAAGACCTACCTTCAGCCCCTAATCGACAGCGTGTTGATTCTCAATGCTGACGGTACCGAAGACATTTATGGTGGACAGTGGGATTGCCAAAGCAACCTTGCGATCGGACGTCAAATCACCAGAAAAGCGCTTGGCAAAGATCGCAACAGCGTGAACCCAAATACCTTAAGGTACGCTCTCAGTTTAATTCATCTTGAAAGCAAACTCTCAAAGTACCCAGATATGCTGTCTCAAATTGGCCAACAAATTACTCAGATCGCAGCCAAAAAAGAGCATTACGATTCGGTCCTACACGAAAACATGATGGCCTCGATCTCGGGCATGTATCAGGACACACTCAGTACATTGCCATTTCGAATTCAAGTGCACGGTGACAGTCGCTTTTTACAACAGGCTCACGTCGCCAACCAAGTTCGCGCCATTTTAATGGCAGGTGTTAGGGCCGCCATGCTATGGCGCCAATTAGGTGGCAAACGCTGGCACCTAATTTTTAAACGAAAAGCACTGTTAAACGCATTAGAGTCACGTAGTTAA
- the mnmA gene encoding tRNA 2-thiouridine(34) synthase MnmA yields the protein MNDSSLANNANSAQKVIVGMSGGVDSSVSALILMQQGYQVEGLFMKNWDEDDGTEYCTAKEDLADAQAVSDKLGIKLHTANFAAEYWDNVFEHFLAEYKAGRTPNPDILCNKEIKFKAFLEYAVALGADFIATGHYVRRGEQDGEPILLKGLDNNKDQSYFLHAVGKDEIAKSLFPVGELEKPEVRRLAEEHDLITHNKKDSTGICFIGERRFKDFLEQYLPAQPGDIETLEGDTIGRHHGLMYHTIGQRQGLGIGGLANYSDDPWYVVEKDLQRNVLMVTQGGQHESLFKTHLIADNFDWVAREKPTFPLTCKAKCRYRQPDQECTMNELADGRVEVSFKEPQRAITPGQSVVFYVDDVCLGGGIINIAFNK from the coding sequence ATGAACGACAGCTCCCTTGCCAACAACGCAAACAGCGCCCAAAAAGTCATCGTCGGTATGTCAGGCGGTGTTGACTCCTCTGTATCAGCTTTAATTTTAATGCAGCAGGGTTATCAGGTTGAAGGCCTGTTCATGAAGAACTGGGATGAAGATGATGGCACAGAGTACTGTACTGCCAAAGAAGATTTAGCCGATGCCCAAGCGGTAAGCGATAAATTAGGCATCAAACTCCATACCGCCAACTTTGCTGCTGAGTACTGGGACAATGTTTTTGAACACTTCTTAGCCGAATACAAAGCAGGTCGAACCCCTAACCCAGACATCTTGTGTAACAAGGAAATCAAATTCAAAGCCTTCCTTGAATACGCTGTGGCGTTGGGCGCAGACTTCATCGCCACAGGCCATTATGTAAGACGCGGCGAGCAAGATGGCGAGCCAATCTTGCTAAAAGGCTTAGACAACAACAAAGATCAAAGCTACTTTTTGCACGCGGTTGGAAAAGACGAAATTGCCAAATCGCTTTTCCCCGTCGGGGAATTAGAAAAACCAGAAGTGCGTCGTTTGGCAGAAGAACACGACCTAATCACCCACAACAAAAAAGACAGCACAGGCATTTGCTTCATTGGTGAACGTCGTTTTAAAGACTTTCTTGAACAGTATTTGCCCGCCCAACCAGGCGACATCGAAACACTCGAAGGCGATACAATTGGCCGCCATCACGGCCTGATGTACCACACGATAGGTCAGCGTCAAGGCCTAGGCATAGGTGGTCTGGCCAATTATTCAGATGACCCTTGGTACGTGGTGGAAAAAGATTTGCAGCGCAATGTACTGATGGTCACTCAAGGTGGCCAACATGAATCCTTGTTCAAAACCCATTTAATTGCCGATAACTTTGATTGGGTGGCGCGAGAAAAACCGACCTTCCCGCTGACCTGCAAAGCAAAATGCCGTTACCGTCAGCCAGATCAAGAATGCACGATGAACGAACTAGCCGATGGGCGAGTGGAAGTCTCGTTTAAAGAACCACAAAGAGCCATCACCCCCGGACAGTCCGTGGTATTTTATGTGGATGATGTATGCTTAGGTGGCGGCATCATTAACATTGCCTTTAATAAATAA
- a CDS encoding NUDIX domain-containing protein — protein sequence MVKEWQDNQIVLNQPAGHVENNEDVLQAVIRETQEESGWLVEPIGLVGLYAFTPYKGADTYHRLCILCRPVQHISDQLDDDILSSHWLSWDEIQSFPHRSPLINACIEDSQNKPTMPLAFLSNQFLIPENR from the coding sequence ATAGTAAAAGAATGGCAGGACAATCAAATCGTACTCAACCAGCCAGCCGGACACGTCGAAAATAACGAGGACGTGCTGCAAGCTGTCATTCGAGAAACACAAGAGGAATCTGGCTGGCTAGTAGAACCCATCGGCCTAGTCGGCTTATATGCTTTTACCCCTTACAAAGGCGCCGACACTTACCATAGACTGTGCATTCTATGCCGCCCAGTTCAACATATCAGTGATCAACTTGACGACGACATTCTCTCGTCACATTGGCTTAGCTGGGACGAAATACAAAGCTTTCCCCATCGCAGCCCACTTATTAATGCCTGCATTGAAGATTCACAAAACAAACCCACAATGCCTTTAGCGTTTTTGTCGAATCAGTTTTTAATACCAGAAAATCGTTAA
- a CDS encoding pseudouridine synthase yields the protein MPNHLIKFNKPFQVLSQFTSEGEKTSLAGFIDAPDFYSAGRLDYDSEGLLLLTNQGPLQHLIASPRFKMPKTYWVQVEGDISDQALEQLRLGIELKDGLTKPAQAEHMTEPSIWPRNPPVRERKNIPTSWLSLQIQEGKNRQVRRMTAAVGFPTLRLIRYAIGPYSLDDLAPGEWQYTDTTSELQHEVHQFEQQRKKQATAPNRRGSRPERSKVPHSKRMAGQSNRTQPASRTRRK from the coding sequence ATGCCAAACCATTTAATTAAGTTTAACAAACCTTTCCAAGTATTAAGTCAGTTTACCTCTGAAGGCGAAAAAACGAGCCTCGCCGGTTTTATTGATGCGCCAGATTTTTACTCGGCGGGACGCTTAGACTATGATTCTGAAGGCTTATTATTGCTGACCAATCAGGGCCCATTGCAACACTTGATTGCGTCCCCAAGATTCAAAATGCCTAAAACCTATTGGGTGCAAGTCGAAGGCGACATATCAGACCAAGCACTTGAGCAACTTAGACTAGGCATTGAGTTAAAAGACGGCCTCACAAAACCGGCTCAAGCAGAGCATATGACTGAACCCAGTATTTGGCCGAGAAATCCCCCTGTAAGAGAGCGTAAAAACATTCCCACCAGCTGGCTCAGTCTGCAAATACAGGAAGGAAAGAACCGCCAGGTACGACGCATGACGGCCGCCGTTGGATTCCCAACCCTTAGACTAATCCGCTACGCCATCGGCCCATACTCGCTCGATGATCTAGCACCAGGAGAATGGCAATACACGGATACCACAAGCGAATTGCAACACGAGGTTCACCAGTTTGAACAACAAAGAAAGAAACAGGCTACCGCACCTAACCGTCGCGGCTCTCGTCCAGAAAGATCAAAAGTACCTCATAGTAAAAGAATGGCAGGACAATCAAATCGTACTCAACCAGCCAGCCGGACACGTCGAAAATAA
- a CDS encoding cold shock domain-containing protein, with the protein MHHGSVKWFNNAKGYGFIVSEDFNEDLFIHYSAINVEGYKTLKAGQAVTFDVEPGERGLHAIEINPISTEVNNKPPANENLLKEEPKKETQPA; encoded by the coding sequence ATGCATCACGGATCTGTAAAGTGGTTCAATAATGCGAAAGGCTATGGCTTTATTGTGTCTGAGGATTTCAACGAAGACTTGTTTATTCATTATTCCGCTATCAATGTTGAAGGCTATAAAACCTTAAAAGCAGGTCAAGCCGTTACCTTTGACGTTGAACCAGGAGAGCGAGGCTTACACGCGATCGAAATAAACCCCATCTCGACCGAAGTGAACAATAAACCACCAGCAAATGAGAATCTACTAAAAGAAGAACCCAAGAAAGAAACCCAACCCGCCTAA
- the clpS gene encoding ATP-dependent Clp protease adapter ClpS, which translates to MIVNQQIRLTSEDEQHGHSGIAIAPEETELKPPSMYQVVLFNDDYTPMDFVVFVLQRFFSMDGEKANQVMLEVHTKGKGVCGIYPFDIAETKVAMVQQFVEQNEHPLMCDLQKVD; encoded by the coding sequence ATGATTGTAAATCAGCAAATTAGACTAACATCAGAAGATGAGCAGCATGGTCATTCTGGTATAGCGATTGCGCCAGAAGAAACAGAATTAAAACCACCATCCATGTATCAGGTGGTGTTATTTAATGATGATTATACGCCAATGGATTTTGTCGTATTTGTATTACAGCGTTTTTTTTCAATGGATGGAGAGAAAGCTAATCAGGTAATGTTAGAAGTGCATACCAAGGGGAAAGGTGTCTGTGGCATTTATCCTTTTGATATTGCGGAAACGAAAGTGGCAATGGTTCAACAGTTCGTAGAGCAAAACGAGCACCCCTTAATGTGCGACCTACAAAAGGTTGACTGA